In Pristis pectinata isolate sPriPec2 chromosome 2, sPriPec2.1.pri, whole genome shotgun sequence, the sequence CCCTCCTACACATTTATTTTCGCCATCAGACTTTGGGCCAAACTGGCAGCTTTGCTGTAGTGGGGTCTAACCAGGATTTATCCAAAGTCTGCTCCAAACTGATGGAGTTGAATCTACAAATTCGCGAATCTCTGCGAACAGTGCAGTCATACCAACTTCTGGCAAAATCAACACCTGCGGCTGATGTTCAGAGTACTGGATTTTAATCTACAGCAGTAACTCAATATTTACACATTGCATTAAGATATGTTATGAATATTAACCATATCCCCCCTCACATCAGCTTCAATTTGTTTTGAACACTCACCAGGTTGCATCTATTTATAGAAACAGTCAGACATTTAAAGAACCAGATGTTAAACGGGGGATAAGAAAAAAAGTGGGCAGTAGCTGCACACAATTAACAGCAGTATGGGGCAAGTCACTCTAGGTGCGCAAAATAAGGATTGTCTGTGCAATCAAGACATGGTCTATTGCACTTGTACTGTAGCCATATTGAAAGCAAAAGGCATGGAAGGGCACATATTCTTCTTTTTCTGAAGACAAGCCAGCTCCCATATAATGATGTATAATAGTGACATTCAGGCTCTCTGCAGCAGGTGGAATGATGCTAAAAATCATCTAGGAAATGGCTTTAGGCTGAATAACCTGCAAGGCTTCAAAGCAACACATGGCAACGTCAGCTTTCAGTGTCTGGACGAAAACAGGTTAAACCCCTCAGACAGAATTTCATGCCACTTTCCCTGTGGCAAAGGATTGTATGCAAGAGGTTAACTTGATTTGACATTGACTGCAGGCTTTAGCATAAAGTGTTAATAGTTCATAAGGTCTCTCAGAGCATgtctgaaaacttttttttaagaaatttattttgtattagAGTTAACATGATCGATGGTATGCTGTAGAAAATCTTAGAAAGTTGGGATACCAAGTTGAGTTTTACTCAGCAATGTAAAACTAATACTGCATCTGTTATTTTGTTTACTGTTCAGTGGACATTAGATGTTCTCTGCTCAGTAGTTATGTTACAAGTACTGATGGTATATAACCAAAAATGCGCCTGTAGGGACTTAACCAAGTGGCAACAGAAAAAGTGCTGCATCCTAGCCATTTTCATTAGGAGAATTCATTTAAGTTATTCTACTCTGTAAATATTTTAGACTTGTATAGTGTAAAAAAAGTATTTCCTTGTATATTTGTGCATTGCACTGTTGAGAATAGGTGTATAAaactaatgcaaaacaaaatacttaAGTACTGGTAATGAGTCTTTATCTGCTGCCTCTCCAGTCTGAATTTAGATAAACCCAAGAGCAAATAATATTCTGTCTACTCATCTGTCTCCCGTGGATTTTGAACTTCGGGACCATCCTTTGCTGCATTATTGGGAAAGACAAGACTGAATACACAACATTAGTGATACTCAAGGACGAATGCTGAAACTTTCCAGCTTTTGAAATAAGTGAGATTGTTCGTAGCAGTGGCGTTCTGTGGGGAAAGATATTGAATGTAAATTCACCCATTGATGGTGTACTGCCTCTGTTTGCTGGGAATGACCCTGCTTATTATATGCATCTATCCTATCCACTGTGATTTTTATTGGGCTCCATATCATGGAGCATAGAATGTACTGTTCAATTTTAGCTTTTTGCCTTCTGAGAAAGTGAACTGTAGACCAGGCATACTTGTAATGAATTGTATGAGTTTAAAGGCACTGTGCATGCTATCAGACTGCAAACAGTAGTTAAGATAATTTAAGGCTCTGTAACCAGTCATAGCAAATTAACAAATCACTGTAATCATTCTTCAACAATGATAAATTATTTTGTTGGCAGTTTGgtactatgactctaaatatttaATGGGGAAAGTAGTTTGTCCATTTTAAATTTCATATCTTAAGCAATTTTAATACATTTGATTATTTGTTGATAATACAAAGTGATTAATTCTCCTGTTTGGGATAGTTTTAGAACTGCCCATATTTGTAAGATGTTTGAATAAGCAAAAGCTAACCATCTGAATAAGATTATTGGACTATTTAGCACTTTATTATGCTTACACCCCTGAACTTAGGGGGGACAAATAAGAATGCAAATAGAAAACATGAACCTTTTCTCCTCACTCTCCCACTGGATATTAAGTCTTTGAAGTATTTCACTGCTACATCACCACACCAGACAGCTGAACCAAGGcttgaatttttgttttaaaatatctcaTTCTGGGAGAGCACTCTTCAGACATGAACATTTCCAAATGTAGTGTTCCTTCATGGGATGTGAACTATGCAACCAAGGTGATCTCTGGAATTTGGTTGATATGCAATTAAGGATTAAAAATCCCACTTTGAAACCATAGCTCAAATTAAACTGGGTTTGGAGATGCAAGTCATCATAGATTTGCTTTGTGTAAAGTACATGTCTTCCAGCCTTCAGCTATGGTTAATAGCATATTACCTTACAGGCTGGTACAATTTTATTCACATTGTTTACCACATGTAAATGGGGGTTAATTTTCTCTTTGAACATCTAGGAATAAAAAATCCCTTTCcctgtcccccaccccaccaaaaggTCCACTGATGAACTGAACAACCAATTTAGAAGTCATGAGTGTTGGTTAAGGGCTTTTAGACATGAACATTTCCAAGTGTAGTGTTCCTCCATGGGGTGTGAACTATGTATGTTGAATTGCAATTTGGATTTCTAATAGTGCAAACCATTTAGTGATAGTACAAGAGCTTCAATGAAATCAAGGCTATTGGCAAAAGTAAGCTGGTCTTGAGATTTATACTGGAGACAAGTGGCTGCAGGTGCTAGAAAAATACACAAGTCAGGCAtaaatctgtggaggccaaggagcagttaatgtttcagatgaagaTTTCTTGCATCAAGAGAAACTATTACCAGTCACATGCAATCCTGGATGAGAtcttttttaatgtttcaatttaaagtgtcaaaatattggaaataggtCAGCCATTTGTTTCCTTGTACACCAAAGGCAGATTCAGCTACTGCCTGTTCCTATCTACACCAAATGCACCCTTGACCACCCACATGGCTGAATGAAGAAAGTTGTTCTGCCCGTGCTCAATCGTGTTCTTAATTTTCCAGCTTGGTCTGATTCAGTAATGGATTACAGTTTCAAAATTTATGAACAATGGTATACTTTTACCTAGATAAGCAAAATCACTAAGTGGACAATCCTGAAAGGGCAGTAGTGAATTCAACAAtatgaaaaaaatgaaacaaacctgcgactggaaatctgaaataaaaatgaagcgctggaaacattcagcatctgttgaaagaaagTTCATGTTCCAGGTTAAAGatatttgtcagaactggggaagagacaGCTAGTTAGTTGTTCCAAATAGGTGATGGCAAGGGACAAATCAAGTAAAGGGAATATCCGGTAGGCTGATAGCAGAGTGGCCGCAGTGAATATCTAGTTAATAGATTAGATGGCAGTCAGAGCGAAAGCAAAGAAACATGAACGGTTCAAAGCAGTTTTAGAAAATGCATAGGTCAGTACAAGctagtggagagaaaaacagcccGTGTTACACATGGGTGACGTACAGCAAAATTAACTAGTTCTGATACAGTTAGACcagaacaggctcttctgcccaatgttgtgccgacattttatcttgctctaatatctatccaacccttccctcccacgtagctcttcatttctctatcattcatgttatCACTTGTTTTATTCAATATCAAGTGTAGAAGACTGCAGTGTACCACCGTTCAAGCTTTTATTGGGCCTTGGTACAATAGCGCAGGAAGCCACAAACAGGCAAGTAGTGGGGcgaagaattaaaatgacaggaaaCAGGGTCAGCCCTTCAAATTTAATGGGCGACACTTTGCGGAGCACTTGCACTCGGTTTCTCCAATGTGCAGAAGACTGCACTGAGGGCACGGTATTCAGTCCACTAGATTGGGAGTACAAATGAATGACCTCATCTGGACGAACAAATTCTTGAATGGTGGGAAGTGAAGTGCATCTGCTGTAGTTACATGCTGTAAGAAGGGAAGTGGTTGGAGACAAGAACAGACCAGGGTGTCAAAGGAAAGAATTCCCAAGGCgtattaaggggggggggggggcagaagagagaaggtGTCAGGTGCTGGAATATGCAAACGATGAATCGTTGAATGCGAAGGCTTGAGGAGAATCTTGTTTCAACGGCTGGATTCTGCCTGTCTCCACCAACCAAAACCGGTATTCGGTCCGTAGACTCTAAAGGCAACTCACACCGGGGCAGTGGATTTAATTGTCCTAATGAACTGAAAACAGTCAACAAGGCGGATCGAAACTTTGGACAGATTAGAATTTGATTACCAATAATTGATGTGCTAATAGACGAATTAGGGGGAAGAGTTCCAAATACAGAATCTGAAACTTCAGTAATGGAAACCAGAAACTGATGTTTTAGTTAAACTTGATCCAAAGCTATCTAGGAATTCTTTGGTGGATTAACCTTCAGCCATAAACTGCTTTAAGATAATGCTCGGTATCAAGAAGCAGCAAGAGGAAAATATGCTTTTTACACACTTTATTTTCGTCATTTTTAAACGAAAAAACAATACTTCCTGCATTCCATTAACTTGAGTCCTAGCAGGAAATCAACCCTACCATCGAAATCAAATGATGTATTTGAAGCTGAAAGTACTGTCACAGGAGAGCCGTTTGCCCTTGCACCTGCCACACAGATCCTGACGATGTGGTCTCTTTGGGTCAACGTGGCGCATTTTGATGGGACAGGTGCATCTTGTCTGTTTGCAGGTCTGATGGGGCAGGAAAAAACATGTCTCACTGCAGGCTGCTGGATACTCCTCAGTAAACGTCTACAGCGGCCGCCTGCTTCCTGCGCTACTTACTTGACAGGTGATGTCCTCGACCCGGTAAGGGTTGTACGCCTTTTCGCAGGTTCTGCAAAACTGCTTGAAGTAGACCTGTGGGGCGAGGGGATTCGTGAAACAGACAATTCTCAAAGAGGTTGCATACACGAACGAGTTTGTTTTTAATACTTGCCTTGCTGGTGCCTTGTACACACCAGACATAAGCACTCTCCCAACGAGCATTGCAGTCCTTGCAGTGGAAGTATCCGTACTTCTGCTCCAAGAACTAAAGCGAGAAGAACATTTTACGGTTCAATGATCCATGTTTAAAAAGTGTACCTGCCTTTCCGCCCGTCGCCTTTGTTTAATGGCCAGTGGTGAATAAAGTCTTTGGGCTTAAAAAGCTACGCAAAAAGAACCGGGAAAGCCAGTCTTATTGCTGGTACTTCAACCCCAAGACCGTCCCCACAAATAGGGAGAGCACGATTCTGGAGtaacatctgctggaggaactcaacggataaAGCAGCAtctgggtcttgacctgaaacgtcaagaACTTCTTTcctccccacaaatgctgttcgacccaccgagttcctccggcagatggtttgttgctcaagattccagcatctgcagtctgtgtccGCAGAGCACGATTCTAGCTGGAGGGGAACAGTAGTGACCACTGCCCTCAAGGCAATTCCTCGCTCCTAACCTGCGGTGTTGGAGCAATGGAAGGTCTATGCACAAAATGCGTGCTCGACACTTGCTAAACTGTTTTCATATCCCGAAGCGAACTCTTATCACCGAAATTAAACTTCGATTTGAAATAGCCCACTATCAAACCGTGGTGGATTATCGTGCACTAAATGACCCCCTCACTAGTACCTTGTAGGTCATTAACTGCAATACCTGGAATTCTATACACTTCCCGCTAGAAAGCAAAACCATCGTTAATATCCAGATATAGACGAATAAAATGCCTTATCCATATAAACCCCGCTTGCGCCTCTTTACAAATGCACTGGAAATTCCTCGTGCTTCATACCATTTGAGCTGCTTCTAGCAGCAAGTGTAGTTCCCGGCTTGTGTATTTGCCGGTAGTAAAGCAACGCACGTTATTTTCGTTTACCTCTCGAACCGAGGGaaggttttaaaataaaattctcaccTGAAATCTTAGCCGCTTCTCACTTTTGGCGGTATTGTCCAGCAGATCTTCGGTCTTTTGTTCCTTCTCTGTACTTTGGGGCTCCTCAGTACTCAGCCCACCCGGGATTGTGGAGATCTCTCCCGGACCCTGCACCGGCTCGGATGTGCTCTCCTGTTCTTTCTCATTCTCTTTCACTTCCGattctttctcttcttcctccGGAGGTGGTTCTTTTTGTGGCTCTTTGGAATCGGGTTTTCGAGTGTCCTGGTCGCCTCTATAGATGAATGTGTTTAGGTTGGGAGACACGATAGGAGAGTAGATAGCCATGGTCCTTCGGAACCGAACGTTCTTGGGCATACTTGCCGGACTCCCTTGGACCTGGTTTTGTGAAGCCCTGCGCTTGAAAGCTGCTCCCCTGCGCCTCATAGTAGTCATCGTCATCAGCGTCCTTGGACCCAAAGAACATTGTACAGACGCGTCAATTTTAGGGTTTACCTGCACGCCAATGTCTTTGGTGTTGGCTTTTCTCACTCTTGGAG encodes:
- the zar1 gene encoding zygote arrest protein 1; this encodes MATLGEDAFDYMYSPYNPYSYQYLSNRPKGSSWRQRHYLNNYGDPTEYFDNYQRAQLKAILSQVNPNLTPRVRKANTKDIGVQVNPKIDASVQCSLGPRTLMTMTTMRRRGAAFKRRASQNQVQGSPASMPKNVRFRRTMAIYSPIVSPNLNTFIYRGDQDTRKPDSKEPQKEPPPEEEEKESEVKENEKEQESTSEPVQGPGEISTIPGGLSTEEPQSTEKEQKTEDLLDNTAKSEKRLRFQFLEQKYGYFHCKDCNARWESAYVWCVQGTSKVYFKQFCRTCEKAYNPYRVEDITCQTCKQTRCTCPIKMRHVDPKRPHRQDLCGRCKGKRLSCDSTFSFKYII